GCCGAACGTCGTCTTCGGCTATGCCCTCGACCTCTCGCGGTGTATCGGCTGCCGGCGCTGCGTCTACGCCTGCGTGAAAGAGAACAATCAGTCGCGCAACCCGCAGATCCAATGGATCCGCGTGCTCGAGATGGAGAAGGCGAGGGGCATCGACTTCGAGGTAGCGAACCCGTACTACAACCCGGAGCGCGTCCCTGATCCCGATCACTTCTACGTGCCGGTTGCCTGCCAGCAGTGTCGCCAGCCGCCATGCACCTGGGTCTGTCCGGTCGGGGCGACGTGGCAGGAGCCGGACGGCATCGTGGTGATCGACTACGACTGGTGCATCGGCTGCCGCTGTTGCATGGCCGCATGTCCCTACGGCGCGCGCCACTTCAACTTCGGCGAGCCCGAGCTGCCATCGACAGAGCTGAACCCGAACACGCACTACCTCGGCAACCGGCCGCGACCGCGAGGAGTCGTCGAGAAGTGCACGTTCTGC
This Candidatus Binatia bacterium DNA region includes the following protein-coding sequences:
- a CDS encoding 4Fe-4S dicluster domain-containing protein translates to PNVVFGYALDLSRCIGCRRCVYACVKENNQSRNPQIQWIRVLEMEKARGIDFEVANPYYNPERVPDPDHFYVPVACQQCRQPPCTWVCPVGATWQEPDGIVVIDYDWCIGCRCCMAACPYGARHFNFGEPELPSTELNPNTHYLGNRPRPRGVVEKCTFCIQRARVGRYPACVEICPVGARKFGNLLDPESEISRILREKRVFVLKAELKTEPKFYYFYGI